GATCCTGAAAAAATCGGAGAAACTGCAATTCGTGAATTATTTGAATACCGCACAAAGGGTTACGCAAACAGTTACATTACAGCAGATGTAAAAATCAGCACGGCACTGAGGTAAAAGTTATGATGAAGTTAAATCTAATCAACTACATCAGAAACAAAAGCCTCCGCTGGCGAATTATGATCTGTATCGCAATTGCGACTCTCATACTTTTTGCCAGTCTGCTTACTACAATGCGTCTCTCGCTCTATTCAATGAATAACCTTGGAGCTTCTTATAAATCCAACTCTGAACTTACACATTTCTCACAGGCTGTTACTACAACAGAAAAAGCCATGGAAGATTATGTAAGCTACCGTACCTTTGAAAGTATTGATGCTTACTATAACTCACGCACAAAGGTTGAAGATTACTTTGAAAAGTTTCAGGAGTTCCCTTCAAAAAATGAAGTTGCTCATAAAGAATATATTGTTCATCAGCTAACTGAAGCATTTCTCTACTATAGTAATCTTGCAATTTCTGCACGACGTGCGAATAATGAAGATGAGATTTCGCTGAACTACAGTTATGCAATGGACAGTTATAACTATCTGCTTTCTCAGATTCTCGAACTGAACAATCTTCGCCTTCAACAGAATGCTGAGCGTTACGAAGCAAATCAATCAAAAATCGTAATCTCAAATACACTGGGTGTTGTTTTCTTCCTTATCTTTTCTATTTTGATTTTCTTTGTACTCTACTTCACTATCACTTCAATCATGGATCCACTTGTGGAAATTTCTGAAGTTGCACATAAAGTTGCCCGCCGTAATTTTGATGTTCCGCTTTTTAACCGTGAATCAAATGATGAAATCGGAAACATCTGTAAAGCTTTTGACCGAATGATTATCAGTATCCGCGAATACATCGATACAATCTGGGAAAAGGCCCGTACCGAAGCAGAACTAAAGGAAAAGGAAATTGAAATGCAGGCGCTTTATACAGATGCCCAACTCCGCGCCCTTCAGAATCAGATAAACCCGCACTTCCTTTTCAACACACTGAATACCGGTGCCCAGCTTGCCATGATGGAAAATGCCGACAAGACCTGTTACTTTATTGAACAGGTTGCAGATTTCTTCCGCTATAA
The Treponema bryantii DNA segment above includes these coding regions:
- a CDS encoding sensor histidine kinase, with the protein product MMKLNLINYIRNKSLRWRIMICIAIATLILFASLLTTMRLSLYSMNNLGASYKSNSELTHFSQAVTTTEKAMEDYVSYRTFESIDAYYNSRTKVEDYFEKFQEFPSKNEVAHKEYIVHQLTEAFLYYSNLAISARRANNEDEISLNYSYAMDSYNYLLSQILELNNLRLQQNAERYEANQSKIVISNTLGVVFFLIFSILIFFVLYFTITSIMDPLVEISEVAHKVARRNFDVPLFNRESNDEIGNICKAFDRMIISIREYIDTIWEKARTEAELKEKEIEMQALYTDAQLRALQNQINPHFLFNTLNTGAQLAMMENADKTCYFIEQVADFFRYNIQQQSRTVSIDEELALVDNFVYIMKVRFGNRLEFIKKIPEGSFPQQIPSMTLQPLVENCIKHGLKNSKGKVCLEVSIEDKYIVISISDNGEGMPEQTRKAVFEAVASGTTRLAPEVLDDNSTHNGTGLISVFLRLRLQFHRDDLFDITDAEGTSETPGTKFIIRIPKHV